TTTTCCTTGCCGTGCGGCCCGAAAGCTGGCATCGGTGGTGTTGTAAGCCAGCGTCAGACCATCTGTACCACCAATGAGAATGCCGCGTGGCTCAGGGGTATCGCCCGGTCCGTGTGGCGGCAACATCCCTCGCACAACCATTGGTCGGTGGTCGACGACCAATTCAGCATCATTGCTCGGAGGTGGTGAGGGCGGCGAGAGTGACAGCACATACTCCACCACTGCTTTGGTCTGTTGTCCGCTGAGTATCTTGATGAACCCAGGCATAGGCGTTCCTGCAATGCCGTGCTGCACGACACGCCGCACGGCCTCGGTGGTATTGCCAAATGAGAATCCGCCTGCCAAAAAGGAACGCGCGGGCCGATCAAGTTTCTCGGTGCCCTGCCCGTCACCACTCGCACCGTGGCATCGAGCACAGTTGGCCATATAAACCGTCCGCCCCGAAACCAACGTCTGTGGTGCGGGGCGGATATGTGCCGAGGAAGCGTTGTCCGTTTGGCTGGATGGTGGCGGTTCAATCGACGCCGGAGGAGGCGGTGGTTCCGGTATGAGCACCCAGCATCCCCACACAATAATTGCAGCCAAAATCGGCGCTACAACTACGACACACACAATATTGGTGACGATCGACTTGACGGTCATGCTGTGTCCTTGGGCCATAGGCGGGAAAGGATAGCGAAAAACTCGCCCTCTGCAGGCCTTGAAAAACGCCTTTGAAACCGCCACACAGCTCATCCGCCGTTTATTCCGATTGCGGGTGAGATCATGGCCAATCACAACGACCTACTGAGTCGTTGTTTCGTAGGTTGAATGAGATGCTTTGCTCGCTGCTCCTCCGAGCATGCAGCCGGCCTTGTGAGGCTATTTACAGGAGATTCAGTATGCAAATAAGCGATGTGATGAGTAAATGTGCTGCTGGTGTAGCGATCATGGTGATCAGCCATACACAAGCAGGGCCGACGCAGTCAATCGGTTTCGGTAGTTTCCATGCAGATGGTTCAGTGTCCTACTCAGGGCCAACCGACACCGATGGCAACCCCGTCACACCTCGCGTCACAAGTGATTTCGCCGGGGCCCCGCCGACCAATACTTGGTGGTCCTCGCTCATTTGGGAGCGCCACCCGGGCAACTCATACGGCCAACCATTCCATCCACATCCCTTGTCGATGCAAGCTGCAAGCGAGGGTTTGTATCTCGGCCACTCCACAACCCCAGGAAGTTGGGATCGCGGATACGAATATAGTTTCTCCGGTTCAAGCGCCGCGATCACGATCGGTGTCGACGGGCTCTCCTCGCCTGAAGTACAAGTCGCTGGTAACAGCGATTGGACAGTCGTCGCTGCATGGAACGACGGCACGCGATCACTGCGGGCGACCATTGGTCGCGGCATGCCAATCGTGCTTGCTGAGTGCCAAGGCGGCGATCCAATCATCCATGCCGAAAATACCACCGTTCACTTTCAAAGTGAAAGAACTGTTGTTCTCGAGAAGAATGGCCAGCACTGGGCCGCTTTCGCG
This is a stretch of genomic DNA from Phycisphaerales bacterium. It encodes these proteins:
- a CDS encoding cytochrome c, producing the protein MTVKSIVTNIVCVVVVAPILAAIIVWGCWVLIPEPPPPPASIEPPPSSQTDNASSAHIRPAPQTLVSGRTVYMANCARCHGASGDGQGTEKLDRPARSFLAGGFSFGNTTEAVRRVVQHGIAGTPMPGFIKILSGQQTKAVVEYVLSLSPPSPPPSNDAELVVDHRPMVVRGMLPPHGPGDTPEPRGILIGGTDGLTLAYNTTDASFRAARQGKFVRRTDWEGRGGTALEPLGRVIHRAGPWPSFFIGGDPISAKFLGTSIRDDRASLRMAIAGASITEYGKTATYHDIPGYVRVLDIEGNTNGLSMSIPAGSSLAVLGTADGWSWWRSGPDVIGVRGGRSHIDRFSLPANGSVEIMVLPGLDAERAAAVGIPLDPQDRRTVMPS